A genomic segment from Flavobacterium inviolabile encodes:
- a CDS encoding AraC family transcriptional regulator, whose amino-acid sequence MQRDDKLKTISYSGIFLSCFAEESEKCIHATPEHVLVYLYSGEQLVENGNKKYRIQAGECVLIRRDHRLVMYKNSSGDELYKGISLTFSRNVLREFYSKMNKSEIPAGVAVTDEVVFNVNPRPDITSLFQSLTPYFDEDVKPTEGVVHLKLLEGIYALLNNNEVFYPILFDFTEPWKIDILEFLNENFTDDLTMEQIAAYTGRSLATFKRDFKKVSNLSPQKWLIKRRLEAAYGKLKEGKKVQDVYVEVGFKNPSHFSTAFKKQYGFPPTEA is encoded by the coding sequence ATGCAAAGAGATGATAAATTGAAGACGATCAGTTACTCGGGAATTTTCTTGTCCTGTTTTGCAGAGGAGAGTGAGAAATGCATCCACGCTACTCCTGAGCATGTATTAGTATACTTATATTCCGGAGAACAGCTTGTCGAAAATGGCAATAAGAAATACCGGATACAGGCAGGTGAGTGTGTCCTAATCCGTCGCGACCATCGTCTTGTAATGTATAAAAACAGCAGCGGTGATGAGTTGTATAAGGGTATATCCCTTACATTCAGTAGAAATGTCCTGCGGGAGTTTTACAGTAAAATGAATAAGTCCGAAATACCGGCCGGTGTAGCGGTAACGGATGAAGTTGTTTTTAATGTAAATCCGCGTCCGGATATAACAAGCCTGTTTCAGTCATTGACACCTTACTTCGATGAAGATGTAAAACCAACGGAAGGTGTGGTGCATTTGAAATTATTGGAAGGCATTTATGCCCTATTAAATAATAATGAAGTCTTTTATCCGATACTGTTTGACTTTACTGAACCGTGGAAAATTGATATTCTGGAATTTCTAAATGAAAACTTTACTGATGATCTCACTATGGAACAAATTGCAGCCTATACAGGACGCAGCTTAGCAACATTTAAAAGAGATTTTAAAAAAGTAAGTAACCTAAGCCCTCAAAAATGGCTTATAAAAAGGCGTTTGGAAGCTGCCTATGGCAAACTTAAAGAAGGCAAAAAGGTACAGGATGTGTATGTGGAAGTTGGTTTTAAAAATCCTTCTCATTTTTCAACAGCATTTAAAAAACAATATGGTTTTCCTCCAACAGAAGCCTGA
- a CDS encoding tetratricopeptide repeat protein, with protein MSGRKLLGIVLITLFAVSMVAQPTKNVLLQKGWAALVKDNDDEAFRYFFQAYEKAKDDKSDEDKAESLLYLGICTYGSNLEKGLHYALQSLNIYSRLEKKHPVKFEIGRSKCLQLIGTIYTRQGKFKEAIPLSREVVSILTNHDDKSGTLGLAYTTLGSLYDSGKISDSAAYFYKLALEDFEKSDNVAYLPTTYIRMGELELKKQNSSAALQHFKKALDVAVRSENDQAHVSSLNALGKWYRNANNLKEAQHYFLEANKIAVTLSDKTFEMKTLEQLIGLYEKQQHFAEVSKLQKRVMAIKEESYSLEKAKIGKSLEVQFETAEKNRKLALISQEKEIARLTNYLLAVCIVVLLVVFITGYYYLKNRNKRDKQLLKTKEALVEALEQQKELKEIQFKNDLDHKESQLSAITLQMLQKNELLNEIKTTIELQQPLSEQQLVKMVNRHFEQKNNWEDFNLYFESINKNFYTRLKQIYPEISANDLKICALIKLNLSIKEMASILNISPDSVKTARYRLRKKLQMNADDNLTNFILSV; from the coding sequence ATGTCAGGTCGAAAACTTCTCGGGATTGTTTTGATTACTCTTTTTGCTGTCAGTATGGTTGCACAACCTACTAAAAACGTTTTATTACAAAAAGGCTGGGCGGCACTTGTTAAAGACAATGATGACGAAGCCTTCCGTTATTTTTTTCAGGCATACGAAAAAGCAAAAGATGATAAAAGTGATGAGGATAAAGCAGAATCCTTATTGTATTTAGGAATTTGTACGTATGGTTCCAACCTCGAAAAAGGCTTGCATTATGCGTTGCAGTCGTTAAATATTTATAGCCGTCTGGAAAAAAAACATCCCGTAAAATTTGAAATTGGCAGAAGCAAATGCCTGCAGCTGATCGGGACGATTTATACCCGCCAGGGAAAATTTAAGGAAGCCATTCCGCTTAGCCGGGAAGTGGTCAGTATATTGACCAATCATGACGATAAAAGCGGCACTTTAGGCCTGGCTTATACAACCCTTGGAAGTTTATACGATTCCGGGAAAATCTCCGATTCAGCAGCCTATTTTTACAAACTGGCCTTGGAGGATTTCGAAAAATCGGATAATGTAGCCTATCTGCCCACTACTTATATTCGCATGGGTGAACTGGAACTTAAAAAGCAAAACAGCAGCGCAGCATTGCAACATTTTAAAAAAGCGCTGGATGTTGCTGTCCGTTCCGAAAATGACCAGGCTCATGTATCGTCTTTAAATGCTTTGGGAAAATGGTACCGCAACGCAAATAATCTGAAAGAAGCACAGCATTATTTCCTGGAAGCCAATAAAATTGCGGTTACCCTTTCGGACAAGACGTTCGAAATGAAAACACTCGAACAGCTGATCGGCTTATACGAAAAACAGCAGCATTTTGCGGAAGTTTCGAAACTTCAAAAAAGGGTAATGGCCATCAAAGAAGAATCCTATTCTCTGGAAAAAGCCAAAATAGGGAAGAGCCTTGAAGTACAATTTGAAACAGCCGAAAAGAATAGGAAACTGGCTTTAATTTCCCAGGAAAAGGAAATCGCAAGACTGACCAATTATTTACTGGCGGTTTGCATCGTTGTCCTGCTGGTTGTTTTTATAACAGGATATTACTACCTGAAAAACAGAAACAAGCGCGATAAACAGCTGCTCAAAACAAAAGAAGCTTTAGTGGAAGCACTGGAACAGCAAAAAGAACTGAAAGAAATCCAGTTTAAGAATGATCTGGACCACAAGGAAAGCCAGCTGAGCGCAATTACGCTTCAGATGCTTCAGAAAAATGAATTGCTAAACGAGATTAAAACAACTATTGAGTTGCAGCAGCCCTTGTCGGAACAGCAGCTCGTAAAAATGGTAAACCGCCATTTTGAACAAAAAAATAACTGGGAGGATTTTAATCTTTATTTTGAAAGCATCAACAAAAATTTCTACACCCGCTTAAAGCAAATCTATCCGGAAATCAGTGCCAACGATTTAAAAATTTGTGCACTGATCAAACTAAACCTGTCGATAAAAGAGATGGCTTCCATCCTGAATATTTCTCCCGACAGTGTCAAAACTGCCCGTTACCGCCTGCGCAAAAAACTCCAGATGAATGCAGACGATAACCTGACCAATTTTATTCTTTCGGTATAA
- a CDS encoding serine hydrolase domain-containing protein: protein MKTSLHFLAVLLLTGTFSFGQDISKKIDSIIKDNYQKNPDVGISVGFIKNNTEYYTTYGNLNAESPIEINKNSIFEIASITKILTSNLIAQAVIDHKIKTDDYIDSYLPKEYVLHKNLKNRIKISDLASHQSGLPDIDFGKLIELDPQQPVNSVTQKTLATIINNCSELKDYGLYRYSTIGYTLLGQIVEKVYGKSYDEIIRARIIEPLQMTNTFTKDFNVKNRTVGHNPNGGTQEFMKWNITAAAGLIKSSASDMVTFLKAALNTENTIGKAALITEKIFYKDENREMGLGTNILTDDANTIYLKSGDSMGQSSIICYNRAKNWGIIILLNQRNSKMRQNLLNKIYDNVLKHTKSGNMDL from the coding sequence ATGAAAACTTCATTACACTTTTTAGCAGTGCTATTATTAACAGGCACTTTTTCTTTCGGACAGGACATCTCCAAAAAAATTGATTCGATAATAAAGGATAATTATCAAAAAAATCCTGACGTAGGTATCAGTGTTGGTTTTATCAAGAACAATACGGAATACTATACTACCTATGGCAATCTGAATGCCGAAAGCCCGATTGAAATTAATAAGAATTCTATATTTGAAATTGCCTCGATTACTAAAATTTTAACCTCAAATTTAATCGCACAGGCGGTTATTGATCATAAAATAAAAACAGATGATTATATCGACAGCTACCTTCCAAAAGAATATGTATTGCATAAAAATCTTAAAAACAGGATAAAGATTTCAGACTTGGCGTCTCATCAATCAGGTTTACCCGATATCGACTTTGGAAAGTTAATTGAATTAGATCCGCAACAGCCCGTAAATAGCGTAACCCAAAAAACACTGGCTACTATAATCAATAATTGCAGCGAACTTAAAGATTATGGCCTTTACCGTTATTCTACAATTGGATATACATTACTCGGGCAAATCGTAGAAAAAGTGTATGGCAAAAGTTATGATGAAATTATCAGAGCCCGAATAATCGAGCCGCTACAAATGACCAATACCTTTACTAAAGATTTTAATGTCAAAAACCGCACAGTTGGCCATAATCCGAATGGCGGAACTCAGGAATTCATGAAATGGAATATTACAGCAGCAGCCGGATTAATAAAGTCCAGTGCTTCAGATATGGTTACGTTTTTAAAAGCGGCTTTAAATACCGAAAATACAATCGGTAAAGCGGCTCTGATTACCGAAAAGATCTTCTATAAAGATGAAAACCGGGAAATGGGATTGGGCACCAACATTCTAACAGATGATGCAAACACCATTTATTTAAAATCGGGTGATTCTATGGGGCAGTCTTCCATTATCTGCTACAACAGGGCTAAAAACTGGGGGATCATAATACTGCTGAACCAAAGAAATTCAAAAATGAGACAAAACCTGCTGAATAAAATTTATGACAACGTTCTGAAACATACAAAATCCGGCAATATGGATTTATAA
- a CDS encoding alpha/beta hydrolase, with protein MKKTVLLLGAAMLMLGSCQKPKPDQQEQTGNTAAMDINEHYTFKLSDKVTRQKVTFKNRYGIELTGDLYLPKNNIEPLAALAISGPFGAVKEQSSGLYANQMAERGFAVLAFDPSYTGESGGEPRNIASSDINTEDFSAAVDFLGIQKNIDRNKIGIIGICGFGGFALNATAVDKRVKAVATTSMYDIPRAASKGYFDKVTLAERTKTLEQMSAQRWKDAEKGKPAYGQCPNPEKLKGDEPEFVKSYFDYYKTKRGFHPRSINSNGAWTITSPFSLMNLPILTYITEISPRPVLIIAGENAHSRYFSEDIFKSASEPKELMIIPNAVHVDLYDKIDVIPFEKLELFFKNNLK; from the coding sequence ATGAAAAAAACAGTATTACTACTGGGAGCAGCCATGCTGATGTTGGGCTCTTGCCAGAAACCTAAACCAGATCAGCAGGAACAAACCGGTAACACAGCAGCAATGGATATAAATGAACACTATACGTTTAAATTGAGCGATAAGGTAACCCGTCAAAAAGTAACATTTAAAAACCGTTACGGGATTGAGCTTACAGGTGATTTATACCTTCCAAAAAACAATATAGAACCGTTAGCCGCACTTGCCATCAGCGGGCCTTTTGGTGCTGTAAAAGAGCAATCATCAGGACTGTATGCGAATCAAATGGCGGAACGAGGCTTCGCAGTACTGGCCTTTGATCCGTCCTATACAGGCGAGAGTGGAGGCGAGCCGCGTAATATTGCATCGTCCGATATTAATACGGAAGATTTTAGTGCCGCAGTAGATTTTCTGGGCATTCAAAAAAACATTGACCGCAACAAAATAGGGATCATTGGTATTTGCGGTTTTGGAGGATTTGCATTAAACGCTACCGCGGTTGACAAACGTGTGAAAGCTGTAGCCACAACAAGTATGTATGATATCCCGCGAGCAGCATCGAAAGGTTATTTCGACAAAGTAACTTTAGCAGAGCGTACAAAAACATTGGAGCAGATGAGCGCGCAACGCTGGAAAGACGCAGAGAAAGGAAAACCGGCCTATGGGCAGTGCCCAAATCCGGAGAAACTGAAAGGTGATGAACCCGAATTTGTAAAAAGTTATTTTGATTACTATAAAACCAAACGGGGCTTTCACCCGCGTTCAATCAATTCAAACGGTGCCTGGACAATCACCAGTCCGTTTTCTTTAATGAATTTGCCAATACTGACATACATTACAGAAATTTCCCCGCGGCCAGTATTAATCATAGCAGGTGAAAATGCACACTCCCGTTATTTTAGTGAGGACATCTTTAAATCCGCTTCCGAACCCAAAGAATTAATGATTATTCCTAATGCTGTACACGTGGATTTGTATGATAAAATTGATGTAATTCCTTTTGAGAAACTGGAATTATTCTTCAAAAATAATTTGAAATAA
- a CDS encoding ankyrin repeat domain-containing protein: protein MKKILLFFLLVSALSNAQDKENKDVFNVARFGTVEEMKLLEAKKQDTINAVNPGGFTPLILACYKGNNAVAAYLIPKVKNINFNTANGSALAATCMKGNVALTRLLLENKANPNLADVSGITPLLYAIQFKNKELVELLLKFKADKKQADNSGKSPFEYAVFTKNEEIINLFKN from the coding sequence ATGAAAAAAATACTCTTGTTTTTCCTGTTGGTTTCGGCATTATCTAATGCCCAGGACAAAGAAAATAAAGACGTTTTTAATGTCGCACGATTTGGTACTGTAGAAGAAATGAAACTGCTGGAAGCTAAAAAACAGGATACGATAAATGCCGTAAATCCGGGCGGATTTACCCCGCTGATCCTGGCCTGTTATAAAGGCAATAACGCCGTTGCAGCTTACCTGATCCCAAAAGTGAAAAACATAAATTTCAACACGGCAAACGGTTCGGCACTGGCGGCAACCTGTATGAAAGGGAATGTTGCGCTGACCAGATTGCTTTTGGAGAACAAAGCCAATCCGAATCTTGCCGATGTGTCCGGAATAACACCTTTGCTTTATGCGATTCAATTTAAGAATAAAGAACTGGTGGAACTGCTGCTAAAATTCAAAGCCGATAAAAAACAGGCCGATAACAGCGGTAAATCACCGTTTGAATACGCTGTTTTTACTAAAAACGAGGAAATCATTAACCTATTTAAAAACTAA
- a CDS encoding OB-fold protein produces MNKKRLSIFGIILLFGFGSFYIYNKVLYKEGRNVGQETSAFVLPASGLISQYKSDIAGSDKKYLNKTIEIEGKITEISDSAITLDSTVFCGFDKKVTPINQNGKVRIKGRCIGFDEMFNEVKFDQCIILE; encoded by the coding sequence ATGAATAAAAAAAGACTTTCAATTTTCGGAATCATCCTTTTGTTCGGTTTCGGATCATTTTATATCTACAACAAGGTACTGTATAAAGAAGGCCGGAATGTTGGCCAGGAAACTTCCGCTTTTGTATTGCCCGCTTCCGGGCTGATCAGCCAATATAAATCGGATATAGCGGGATCGGATAAAAAATACCTGAACAAAACCATTGAAATAGAAGGGAAGATTACCGAAATCTCTGATTCAGCCATAACGCTGGACAGTACCGTTTTTTGTGGTTTTGATAAAAAAGTGACCCCAATAAATCAAAACGGCAAGGTGAGGATTAAAGGAAGATGCATTGGTTTTGATGAAATGTTTAACGAAGTAAAATTTGACCAATGCATAATTTTAGAATAA
- a CDS encoding WG repeat-containing protein gives MGCYGYGHKIKIPFEYDWIYGTRNEQVFVVNKGGAMTYLEQVQDDNGTWFVEGGKWGIVDSENKIITPVHYNRMSFYEDKILLQEDSDKTATQASVDLEKTYISYVL, from the coding sequence ATGGGGTGTTATGGATACGGTCATAAAATTAAAATTCCATTTGAGTACGACTGGATTTACGGTACCAGAAACGAACAGGTTTTTGTGGTGAACAAAGGAGGCGCCATGACCTATCTGGAGCAGGTGCAGGATGATAACGGAACCTGGTTTGTTGAAGGCGGAAAATGGGGAATCGTCGATTCTGAAAATAAAATAATAACACCGGTACATTATAACCGGATGAGCTTTTATGAGGATAAAATACTGCTACAGGAAGATTCGGATAAAACAGCTACACAAGCATCTGTAGATTTGGAAAAAACCTATATTAGCTATGTGTTATAA
- a CDS encoding helix-turn-helix domain-containing protein, giving the protein MNKITTYSLEHHKSLFTTASNKDDYFYIQAQDHPYITEPYRAESYAVEFLRKGSIVMQTRLSKTVIHAPAIITLSPSVIRSFSKDSEEILIDIIFFKPQFFLESQVNVFFLTQFDFFENDPMHVSALDKTAVAKFEPIFNQIKAALNGTYPHQPAILRSYLYILIYELDTLKQTIPHHTAQNPLFEKFKAILVKEFLEQRAVGYYANRLHVTRKYLSEVVKKNSGKTAKDWIDGLIILEAKVLLQNKSLTINQVSDILNFSNQSVFGKFFKKHTGLSPLAYRTES; this is encoded by the coding sequence ATGAACAAAATTACGACCTACTCCCTTGAACATCACAAGAGTCTGTTTACTACTGCCAGCAATAAAGACGACTATTTCTATATTCAGGCACAGGATCATCCTTATATTACCGAACCGTACCGGGCGGAAAGTTATGCGGTGGAGTTTCTGAGAAAAGGCAGTATCGTGATGCAGACCAGGCTTTCAAAAACGGTCATCCATGCACCGGCAATCATCACGTTAAGCCCGTCCGTTATCCGAAGCTTTAGTAAAGACAGTGAGGAAATCCTGATTGATATTATCTTTTTTAAACCGCAGTTTTTTCTTGAAAGTCAGGTTAATGTTTTTTTCCTGACCCAATTTGATTTTTTTGAAAATGACCCGATGCATGTATCAGCGCTCGACAAAACGGCTGTTGCCAAATTTGAACCAATTTTTAACCAGATCAAAGCCGCACTTAACGGTACATATCCCCATCAACCGGCTATTTTAAGGAGCTACCTGTATATCCTGATATACGAACTTGACACGCTAAAACAAACCATTCCGCATCATACGGCACAGAACCCGTTATTCGAAAAATTCAAAGCAATTCTTGTTAAGGAGTTCCTGGAACAACGCGCTGTCGGTTATTATGCCAACCGCCTGCATGTAACCCGTAAATACCTGTCGGAAGTCGTTAAGAAGAACAGCGGCAAAACGGCAAAGGACTGGATTGATGGTCTTATTATTCTGGAAGCAAAAGTATTGTTACAAAACAAATCCTTAACGATCAATCAGGTTAGTGACATCCTGAATTTTTCCAATCAATCGGTTTTCGGGAAATTTTTTAAGAAGCATACCGGTCTTTCTCCTTTAGCCTATCGCACGGAATCCTAA
- a CDS encoding YceI family protein, producing MKKNFFLMLLLLTSISFYGQKYITKTGNLKFEASVASFEEVAAENKNTSAVLEASTGEVAVLALMKGFRFKVALMEEHFNENYMESDKFPKATFKGKIEDFDLEKTVNAKSCRISGDLTLHGKTRKITTTAKITRSGNTITLAGNFEVTPADFAIEIPGLVRKKVADKIQVAYNLPITSK from the coding sequence ATGAAAAAGAACTTTTTTTTAATGCTTTTGCTGCTGACTTCCATTTCGTTTTATGGACAAAAGTATATTACCAAAACAGGAAATTTAAAATTTGAAGCCTCTGTAGCTTCGTTTGAGGAAGTTGCGGCCGAAAATAAAAACACTTCTGCCGTTTTAGAAGCTTCCACCGGAGAGGTTGCCGTTTTGGCGCTGATGAAGGGTTTTCGCTTTAAAGTGGCGTTGATGGAAGAACATTTTAATGAAAACTATATGGAATCCGATAAATTTCCAAAAGCAACCTTTAAAGGAAAAATTGAGGATTTTGATCTTGAAAAAACGGTAAATGCAAAAAGCTGCCGGATTTCCGGTGATTTGACCCTTCACGGTAAAACCAGAAAAATTACGACCACGGCAAAAATAACCAGGTCCGGCAATACGATAACCCTGGCAGGGAATTTTGAAGTTACGCCGGCAGATTTTGCAATAGAAATTCCGGGTCTGGTACGTAAAAAAGTGGCCGATAAAATTCAGGTTGCCTATAATTTACCCATAACGAGCAAATAA
- a CDS encoding DUF6642 family protein — MDQDKFIFCLEAVPDVETDTTTAVFKSLEQLALEQGIASIHKTCDTIEGLEESLNALLYEDHYFKDYEIIYLVMQGDGNNICLNDYYYSFEEIAELFEGKMTGKIVHFANTKTLDLSEEEAQYFLDITRAKAVSGYGTKFSKMISDKLDNVFFSLCQDEDDVTEIVEELHEKHYALCKLLDFRLYY, encoded by the coding sequence ATGGATCAGGATAAATTTATTTTCTGTCTCGAAGCGGTTCCCGATGTCGAAACGGATACGACCACAGCAGTGTTTAAAAGTCTGGAACAGTTAGCGCTGGAGCAGGGTATTGCCAGCATTCATAAAACCTGCGATACTATTGAAGGTCTGGAAGAAAGCCTGAATGCACTGCTGTATGAGGATCATTATTTTAAGGATTATGAAATCATTTATTTAGTGATGCAGGGCGACGGAAACAACATTTGCTTAAACGACTATTACTATAGTTTTGAAGAAATAGCAGAGCTCTTTGAAGGAAAAATGACCGGTAAGATCGTGCATTTTGCCAATACAAAGACGTTGGATTTAAGTGAGGAAGAAGCCCAATACTTTTTAGACATTACAAGGGCAAAAGCAGTTTCGGGTTATGGAACGAAGTTCAGTAAAATGATAAGCGATAAACTGGACAATGTTTTCTTTAGTCTGTGTCAGGATGAAGATGATGTAACTGAAATCGTGGAAGAATTGCATGAAAAGCATTATGCACTTTGCAAACTACTCGATTTTAGGCTGTACTACTAA
- a CDS encoding T9SS type A sorting domain-containing protein has translation MKKTLLLLFWSISALSSYAQTKSTGVVNLMAGMTAKLDLNNTTSTATLTLTGPSDRWFALQFGAFSQGQGMEAGQDVVYFNGTTLIDAVHNGIGSAPTADTDNWNVTSNTVASGTRTIVANRAFNTGSSGDYTFVYQNGTIDFAFAKMSSASFSLAYHGGGNRGYVIGVPVTTALAVGEFEKAKVALFPNPANNTFSIQSNEAVQSVIVYDVNGKQLAKFTNQKEALNIAALPAGLYFIEIQNAENQTFFEKLIKK, from the coding sequence ATGAAAAAAACACTACTATTGTTATTTTGGAGCATTTCCGCACTAAGTTCTTACGCACAGACAAAATCTACCGGTGTGGTCAATTTAATGGCTGGAATGACTGCTAAACTGGACTTGAACAATACCACTTCCACGGCGACATTAACGCTGACCGGGCCGTCTGACCGCTGGTTTGCCTTACAATTCGGGGCATTTAGCCAGGGACAGGGAATGGAAGCCGGCCAGGATGTTGTTTACTTTAACGGAACAACGCTGATTGATGCCGTTCACAATGGCATTGGTTCTGCGCCAACAGCCGATACCGATAACTGGAACGTTACTTCCAATACCGTAGCGTCCGGAACGCGTACCATCGTGGCTAACCGTGCATTCAATACCGGATCGTCCGGTGATTATACATTTGTCTATCAAAACGGAACGATTGATTTCGCGTTTGCCAAAATGAGTTCGGCAAGCTTTTCACTGGCTTACCATGGCGGTGGAAACAGAGGATATGTGATTGGAGTACCAGTTACAACCGCTTTGGCTGTAGGTGAATTTGAAAAGGCAAAAGTGGCGTTATTTCCAAATCCGGCAAACAATACTTTTTCGATCCAATCAAATGAGGCTGTTCAATCGGTAATTGTGTATGATGTAAACGGAAAACAATTGGCAAAATTCACCAATCAAAAAGAAGCCTTAAATATTGCTGCTTTACCGGCAGGTCTGTATTTTATAGAAATTCAGAATGCTGAAAATCAGACCTTTTTTGAAAAGCTGATCAAAAAATAA
- a CDS encoding sugar O-acetyltransferase, with product MEQTAGTGIFERLKAGETIPSNDPQIHSLREASFETKKILLQMNASSDPSEIRSLLSLITANEIDVTSDVFTPLYINYGKNTRIGKNVFINFDCVFLDLGGITIEDNVQIAPRVSLLSEGHPLSAQDRHSLVPGHILIKKNAWIGSAATILPGVTIGENSIVAAGAVVTKDVPDNVIVGGVPAKIIKTI from the coding sequence ATGGAACAAACAGCAGGTACCGGTATCTTTGAAAGACTAAAAGCCGGGGAAACCATACCGTCAAACGATCCTCAGATACACAGCCTCCGTGAGGCTTCATTCGAAACGAAGAAAATACTCCTTCAGATGAATGCTTCGTCAGATCCGTCTGAGATAAGGAGCTTGTTAAGCCTTATCACCGCAAATGAAATTGATGTTACTTCCGATGTGTTTACCCCGCTATATATTAATTACGGCAAAAACACCAGAATAGGCAAAAATGTATTTATCAATTTTGATTGCGTCTTTTTGGATTTGGGAGGAATTACTATTGAAGACAATGTACAGATAGCCCCAAGGGTCAGCCTGCTTTCAGAAGGACATCCTTTATCGGCGCAAGACAGGCACTCCCTTGTGCCGGGACATATATTAATTAAGAAAAATGCCTGGATAGGCTCGGCAGCTACGATATTACCCGGGGTTACTATAGGCGAAAATTCCATTGTTGCAGCCGGTGCGGTTGTGACTAAAGATGTTCCGGATAATGTAATTGTGGGCGGAGTACCGGCAAAAATTATAAAGACAATTTAA
- a CDS encoding DUF5777 family beta-barrel protein: protein MHNFRITMKPIYFLMMTLFSGFVANAQEDLLSGLDATQAKNTNVTAVFKGLQIITLQSTKMAAKKEFYFVVSHRFGTVKDGISEFFGFDHATTKIGGIYGVTDWLSVSGSRHTLSKMYEVGAKYRVLRQNDAFPFEVVGYSTIDINSLLKKEDYPKIEFSDRLAFIHQLLVSRKISEKLSVELAPSFIHRNLYNPEIENDNQFSIASGGRMKLTKRLSLNMEYAYNFNKPGFYSNPLSVGLDVETGGHIFQLLFTNSQSMTESGYLTNAAGNWSKGDFFFGFNLYRVF from the coding sequence ATGCATAATTTTAGAATAACCATGAAACCTATTTATTTCCTTATGATGACCCTTTTTTCCGGGTTTGTCGCAAATGCCCAGGAAGACCTGCTTTCCGGTCTGGATGCCACTCAGGCAAAAAATACCAATGTTACGGCGGTCTTTAAAGGCTTGCAGATCATTACGCTCCAGTCTACAAAAATGGCCGCTAAGAAAGAATTTTATTTTGTGGTTTCCCATCGCTTCGGAACGGTAAAAGACGGGATTTCGGAGTTTTTCGGATTTGACCATGCAACTACAAAAATAGGCGGGATCTATGGAGTGACCGACTGGCTTTCTGTTAGCGGATCGCGCCACACGCTATCGAAAATGTATGAAGTGGGCGCAAAATACAGAGTGTTACGGCAAAATGACGCTTTCCCTTTTGAAGTGGTAGGCTATAGTACCATTGATATTAACAGCCTTCTGAAAAAAGAAGACTATCCCAAAATTGAATTTTCAGACCGACTGGCATTTATCCACCAGCTACTGGTTTCGAGAAAGATCTCCGAAAAACTGTCCGTTGAGCTGGCGCCGTCATTCATACACAGGAATTTATACAATCCGGAAATTGAGAACGACAACCAGTTTTCCATTGCGTCCGGAGGCAGAATGAAACTAACCAAAAGGCTTTCGCTTAATATGGAATATGCCTATAATTTCAACAAACCCGGTTTTTACAGCAATCCGTTGTCTGTAGGCCTTGATGTGGAGACCGGCGGTCATATTTTTCAACTATTGTTTACCAATTCGCAGTCCATGACCGAAAGCGGTTATCTGACCAATGCAGCCGGTAATTGGAGTAAGGGAGATTTCTTTTTTGGATTTAATTTATATAGAGTTTTTTAA
- a CDS encoding cytochrome c, with protein sequence MKKIALFVTIILFSLTGCDSDTYEDLQEHTVIVGKVTYTAQVKAIIDANCISCHSAAGSASFRPMTTYLEVKAAFETTNLVSRIQRQNGESGQMPQTGRMPQDKINTIIQWGTDGLLEN encoded by the coding sequence ATGAAAAAAATAGCACTGTTCGTAACAATCATACTCTTTTCGCTGACCGGCTGTGATTCGGATACTTATGAAGATCTTCAGGAACATACGGTAATTGTTGGAAAAGTAACCTACACGGCACAGGTGAAAGCAATCATTGATGCCAATTGTATCAGCTGCCATTCCGCTGCCGGAAGCGCTTCTTTCCGCCCTATGACAACTTACCTGGAAGTAAAGGCAGCTTTTGAAACAACCAACCTGGTGAGCAGGATTCAAAGACAAAACGGGGAATCCGGACAAATGCCCCAGACCGGAAGAATGCCTCAGGATAAAATAAATACGATTATCCAGTGGGGAACAGATGGTTTATTAGAAAACTAA